In Nothobranchius furzeri strain GRZ-AD chromosome 18, NfurGRZ-RIMD1, whole genome shotgun sequence, a single genomic region encodes these proteins:
- the fhl5 gene encoding four and a half LIM domains protein 5, whose product MSTSERFDCHYCKESLLGKKCIMKEDTQYCTKCYENLFANCCESCSSPIGSNCKDLSYKDRHWHEQCFKCAECSRSLAEKALAAKDNLMLCTECYAHDYSSKCNTCKKTIMPGSRKMEYKGNSWHETCFLCHRCQQPIGTKSFIPKDTGYFCVPCFEKQFANQCCACKKAITTGGVTYQDKPWHRECFLCIGCRKQLSGQRFTSRENYPYCLDCFSNLFAKKCVGCTKPISSLAGAKYISFEERQWHSECFTCTLCSMSLVGRGFLTQRDDILCTDCGREK is encoded by the exons ATGTCCACCAGTGAGCGTTTTGACTGCCATTACTGCAAAGAGTCTCTGCTGGGGAAGAAGTGCATCATGAAAGAAGACACACAGTACTGCACAAAGTGTTATGAAAACCTGTTTGCCAACTGTTGTGAGAGCTGCTCTTCACCAATTGGCTCCAATTGCAAG GACCTGTCCTATAAAGATCGCCACTGGCATGAGCAGTGCTTTAAGTGTGCAGAGTGCAGTCGTTCGCTGGCTGAAAAGGCCCTTGCAGCCAAAGACAACTTAATGCTCTGCACTGAATGCTATGCGCACGATTACTCCTCCAAGTGCAACACCTGCAAGAAAACCATCATGCCAG GTTCCAGAAAAATGGAATACAAGGGGAACAGCTGGCATGAGACCTGCTTCCTGTGCCACCGCTGCCAGCAGCCAATAGGAACCAAGTCCTTCATCCCCAAAGACACCGGCTACTTCTGTGTTCCCTGTTTTGAAAAGCAGTTTGCAAACCAGTGCTGTGCCTGTAAAAAG GCTATCACGACAGGAGGCGTGACCTACCAAGACAAACCTTGGCATCGCGAGTGTTTCCTCTGTATCGGCTGCAGAAAGCAGCTCTCGGGCCAGCGTTTCACCTCCAGGGAAAATTACCCCTATTGTCTCGACTGCTTCAGCAACTTGTTTGCAAAGAAGTGTGTGGGCTGCACCAAACCCATTTCTA GCTTGGCAGGTGCAAAATATATTTCCTTTGAGGAGCGCCAGTGGCACAGTGAGTGTTTCACCTGCACGCTGTGCTCCATGTCCCTGGTGGGACGTGGATTCCTCACCCAGCGGGACGACATTCTGTGCACCGACTGCGGGAGAGAAAAGTGA